A region of Rahnella aceris DNA encodes the following proteins:
- a CDS encoding glycosyltransferase family 9 protein: MKILIIRRENIGDLILTTPLISMLAKNHHVDVLVNSYNKQVLEGNPGVSKVHHYTKLHHEGSYTQKIKAILRRVVTTLAIRKEGYDVAIVAGNWNKRPLRWATLSRAKRIIAIGSDSPDSVTDKIPYMRDGMHMVEQMAELARPLNCHAKPGKLALWVTKSEKELAAHKIKNTYNMPLYGLQISARKEKQRWPVENYIEIAHRLARDEPCKIILFWSPGSEDNLCHPGDDQKAQYIINACKDIIMVPFDTVNIRELMAGMSLCHQIITSDGGALHIAAGVGKPVVALFGNSDPQVWGPWKVPCRIIAAADEEVSHISTDEVYNNFVALRDEVLTENTKK; encoded by the coding sequence ATGAAAATATTAATAATCAGACGGGAAAACATTGGTGATCTTATCCTTACAACCCCGCTGATTTCTATGCTGGCGAAAAATCATCACGTCGATGTGCTGGTTAATTCTTACAACAAACAGGTTCTTGAAGGTAATCCCGGCGTCAGTAAAGTTCATCATTATACTAAACTGCATCATGAAGGATCTTACACTCAAAAGATAAAAGCCATTTTACGCCGTGTAGTCACCACTTTGGCTATTCGGAAAGAAGGTTATGATGTAGCTATTGTGGCAGGGAACTGGAATAAAAGACCTTTGCGATGGGCAACATTATCACGGGCCAAACGAATCATCGCGATAGGAAGTGATTCGCCAGACTCTGTCACCGATAAAATACCTTATATGCGGGATGGCATGCATATGGTTGAACAGATGGCTGAACTCGCCAGGCCTTTAAATTGTCACGCCAAACCGGGGAAACTGGCTTTATGGGTGACAAAATCTGAAAAAGAACTGGCAGCTCACAAAATAAAAAACACTTACAATATGCCCTTATATGGTTTGCAGATCAGCGCCCGAAAAGAAAAACAACGCTGGCCCGTTGAGAATTATATCGAAATCGCGCACAGGCTGGCGCGTGACGAACCTTGCAAAATTATTCTTTTCTGGTCGCCAGGTTCAGAAGATAACTTGTGTCATCCCGGGGATGACCAGAAAGCGCAGTACATCATCAACGCCTGCAAAGATATTATTATGGTTCCTTTCGATACCGTAAATATTCGTGAACTTATGGCAGGAATGTCTCTGTGCCACCAGATAATCACCAGCGATGGCGGTGCATTGCACATTGCAGCGGGTGTGGGAAAACCAGTGGTGGCGCTTTTTGGTAACAGCGATCCGCAGGTCTGGGGGCCATGGAAAGTGCCGTGCAGAATCATTGCTGCTGCAGACGAAGAGGTTTCTCATATTTCAACCGATGAAGTTTATAACAATTTCGTTGCACTGAGAGATGAAGTGCTTACTGAAAATACAAAAAAATGA